GAAAACTAGCTAAGCATCTCACAGCACCCTCACTCTCTTCCCCAGGAAGTGTGAAGGGCATCTTCCTCCCTGACTGTCACAGCTCAAAGCTGACTCTGAGCAGGCACTACAGACTACAGAAACATTGTTTCTGCAAAACCTGGTGTCTCTGAAGGGCTAGAGTACTGTCTGCCATGCCAGTGGTTGTCTGAGGGACACGGTTGCTGGGCTGTGGCTGTTTTCACTTTAGCATGGGTCTATGATCCATGCAACAAACACAGGTGAAACAAAACCCATGGACCAGATCCTTGCTGGTGTAAATGGGCTGAGTTCTACCGAGTCATGCTGATTTACACTGGCTGAGGATCTGATTCTAAATCCATTGGTTTTCTTAACGCAGCACTCCTCACAGCAGGTGGAAAGGCACCTTTTTAACTGGGTGCCACCCTATAGCACTAATTTGAAACAGCTTTGCGCCTACTTAATGACCCTCATCAGATACAACATTTACTTGTGGGGGAAGCTCAGTGACAGCTAGAAACACGAGAGGCTAGCTTGTCTCAAGGGTGTTCTAGCTGTCACTCAACCAGTTGTGTGCCTCAAGCCCATGCTTGTCCCCCTGGGAAGATGTGTGTGAAAAGGAGCTGTCTTGTCCCTCCCTTGGGCACGTACATGCAGATGAGGGCTTTGAATGTGTGGACTTGGAAGCTATTTTGTCATGTTCTGCCCTAACTGTATCTCAgatctttctcctgctgcttctgcagcaccatgtgccttttttttctcctcctattTAAGCCTCCTTACTTCCAAAAAGCTCTGTTTTTCACCCGCTCCTCTCTGTGGGGGGAAGTAGCTCCTTTGGGAGCTTCGAGATGAGGCTGAGATCATGTGAGGCTGGACATTCCTCTCCTGTTTCTGCTGCAGCCGGCTCCCACTGCTGCTCCGTGTGCTGTAGAGTCTGGTGCTCACGCCCTCAGCGCTCCTTGGCAGCTCCTTCAGAGACCTGCTCAGCTGCTTGCCTTTGCTGTGGAACATCTCACGCTTGTAAGTACTGCTGCTTACGGGAGTGCAGCTCTTAGGCAATGGCTGTAAGGCATGATCTGTCCTCTCTGGTTCTGATGTGAAGTTAACAGGCCTAAGGAAGCAAATGTCTAAGCTGGACTCAGAAGAGGCCGGGGAGCAATTCTCAAAGAGAGCGAGGTTTTGGAAGGCATCATCTTCATAGGGGCCTGGCAGCGTGAAAACCTCCCCAGGGTAGTCGAACTCTTCGTAGCTTGGTGCAAAGTTCCTCGCATCCTGCAGCAACTCCACAGAGGTCCTGATGGCTCTTTCAGTGTTTACCACTGCATCAGCTGGTGGTGCTTCATACTCCATTTCAGGGATGGATTGTAAGGGGGCTGTCAGAGCCTTGAGTTCCTGCTCTGTGAGCTGAGAGGATGCAAGGATGTTCTCTGGCCTCTCATGTTTTCTACTTTCCATTTCCCAGTCAGGGGGCTTTACAGCCTGGATGTTCTCCATCACAGTTGGCTGGGGTTTCTTCATCTGGGGCATCAAATgccttaaaaataagaaacaaaacagaaaaacagaaggaagtggAAAACTAAAGGATGACCGAGAGACAGCATGACAagcccccctccctcctcacTCCCCCAACCCCATTCTCTTGCTTTAAGGCCAAAAGGTATTTTCATATCTTGGAGAACAGTAACAGAGCTGCCACTAACAGAAATTGCCTAGCTGGGTTAGCAGGAGCAAACTTGCAGGGGTAGAACTGCTTATCCAGTAGCTTTGGCTGACTTTTGTACTCTACACCATGAAATGAATAGAAACTGAGATGAGAAGTCAACTGCTCCATCTCTCACCTGTTCATCTGCATTTTGGATTTTTACTTTCCTTCTCTTGCTGTAATGTAGCGGCTGTGTCTTACTTTCCTGTGGTCTGATTGTCTTTTCAGGTAGGCAAGGTTCCTCTCTTGGGTAGGTGACTCTGTCCCCAGAAGTGTGTAAGGAGTACTTGGAGGGCTCCTACCCTCCGTATGTTCCAGGTATGTCAGCAGAGAGTACTGCATTGGATATGAGGTATTAGATGCAGGGTGGGGCCCTTAATGAACACTACTTAGAAAAGTCCCACTGCCATCTTCTGGGGACATAATGAATGAAGTGGAGAAACAGAAACCTTGTGATGTTCAAGATGTGCAGAACTCTACATCTGGGGCAAGATAACCCCTTGCATCAGACCAGGCTGGGAGATTTGggttgagcagcagccctggTATGAACTTGGGGTGATAGCCAATGCCAATGTAAAGATGAGCTGTCAGCATGCTGTCATAGCAGACAAGGCAAATGCTGACCTGAGCTGTATTAAGTCAGGGTTTGCCTTGTCCGGAGGCCATGGCCTGCTGAGCCTGGGGAGTTATTTTCCCTCCTTCTGTTCAGTGCTGATGAGGCACTACCTGGACCCATGTTGGGTCCTCAGTTCAGGATGAATGTGGGGAAACTGGGGAGGCGCCAGGTGAGGCTACCAAGATGGGGCCCTGCAGCATCGCGTCTGTGAGGGGAGGGAGATTGGCTTGGGTAGTCTGGTGATAAGGAGGCTAAGGATTGATCTAATAACACTACCACTTGAGGGGGACTCAGAATGATAAGCCAAACTCTTGTTAGTGTCAAATGATGTAAGGAAGCACAACAGCCACAAATTGCTGACATAAGAAAAAAGGCAAGTCTAGTGTGCTTCTCTGATCATCATCTCAGCTGACATGTATCAGTAAGCTAGAAATGGCCAAAGATTGCCAGGTGCTACCAGTAGCCCTGTTTTTCTTGAATTAGTCTTGTGACAAATGAGTCTTTTTGAACTCATTTGTACTTGCATCTTATAGTGTGATAGTGAGTCCCATCATTCAATGACGTGCTGTGtggaaaagtactttttttgcTAGTCTGAGACCTTGGTCATGTTTCCTAGCTCTTGTAATGTTGACAGTGAATAATGCGGAATGTTACTATGCACACCGCTGCCAGGCCTACACAAATACATGTCCTCCCTGGTACACTGTTAAGACAGCTAGCAAGAGCATTGACAGCCCTGGATAGAGCTCTGAAATATTTCCTGCTTGTAAGCCACAGGGTAGTGGATAGCAGGAAGGAGCCAGCCCGTCATCTCTCTATGCATACACAGGGAGTAGTCTTGGAAATGACAGTCTGTAACTGCCTAGTGTCACTGGCATAGTATGGGTGAGGAGAGCGTTTTCAGCCTACTTTGAAATTCTTCTACTAGGACAATAGGCTTACGGGGTTGTTGTGCCAGAGGAAGGTGCTGGTGGGAACGACTGTATTGTCTCTTCAGAGTGGATCCCACTGTCCCGGATAGATGTCGCACTGGGTGTTGGAGAAACCTCTTGGCTCGTACACTGGGAGGTGAGACCTTTGTACAGCTTCACCAGGGATGACCTGAGGGAGGAGAAATCCATCGTCGTGCTAAGAAATAAGGCAGGGAATGAGCACGAGCATGTAGAATCACAGAAAACAGGGCTGGGCGGGACCTTAATATTCCCATTCACCTCTTCCCACCCCAAGGAAGGACCTCTTCCACCTCGTCTGTCCCAGTCAGCAGGGCGTCCTGCTTTCTGTCCTGTTCTTAATGCCTCTCCTAATAGCAGTCCCTCCCCAGCAGTCTGCTCCAGCCCTTTACCACCCTCCATATTTGGAAGCTTCCCTTGAAGTTTGATCTTGTCGTACTCCCCCAGTGAATCATCACAAGGAGCAAAGGCAACTGGGTTTTGATTTTAGTAAGAAGTCTTGACTTCAAGGATCTCTTCTGAACCACAACTTGAGAATCTACATTCAGGGTCATTTCTATCACAGTTCATCTCAAACAGGTTATGGGAGGCTTTTGTTTCTCCCACTCCACTCCCCCAGTAAAATAAgataacactttcttttttctttctcaatcttAGCCTATGAGGGCTTCAGACAATAGTCTTGCCGTTCACCAGGGCCCCGAGCTGCCAAAGCAACTAAGTGCCCATGTATTCTCCCACTGGGGAGTGACTTTGCCATCAGCTTAAGGAATCAAATGTTCCCATGAAACACGGGGCTGCTATGTTTAGAAGGATTAAACTGATTTTCCTTTCACTCTCAGAATTAGACAGAAGGGCCCACCCTAAATGTGACCTCAGTTTAGAGGACAAATGCCAATAGTGGGCCTTCTCCAGCATTCATATGCAAagggctttgttttatttccacagAGCAATGTGCCTGTTGATCTTGCCTGGACCTAAACCCCCTGTTTCCAAGCGTCCCccacacctccctttccctggTGATAGAGAGAATGAGCTGATACTGTGCTTACTTCTtcagctttttcctcttctgtataaGCAGGTCTTCATTGCATTGGAAGAGGAGGCTATAGTGTGAGATGAAAACGCGGAGGCGCTGCACACACACCAGCAGCAGGTAATAGTCAGGATGTTCTTGCTCCGTGAACTTCAGGACATTCTGGGGCACAGAGGAGAGCAGGCTGTTTGGAGGGTATCCTAACCCTTTCTGGGGAGAAACTGCTATTGGGACCATGGATTAGTGTTCTGGAGTGCCCATGGCACTGCCCTGTGGGAGCACGGTGGGAGCTCTTCTATGCAGCACCAGTGTTTGAGTGACTTGGACAGGGCCTGCCTACTGCTCCAGTGCAAATACACAAGTAACCACTGTAAATGTAGTCATGGGATGCACTGGTTGAGTTTAACATTGGATAAATAAACCGATCTCTTGGTTTTGTAGGGCTTGCTTTCTGTGTCATTTGCCTTGTCTGAAATGTTTTAGTACAATTCAGATAACCTTCCTGTGAACCAGAACTCTCTTTATCAGCAAGCTCTGTGTAGGAAAGGTTGTTGGGCTCTCGGAGCCTCTAGCCCTCTCAGTCTCTCAGCTAACAGGCATGTGGACCACTCAGCAAAGAGGACAGCTCTGTTACGGGAGTTAGGTCGGAGCTCACAGTAGATGTGGCCTCCTGTTctcccagagcagcaggcagcagagctttTGGCTTCCCAGGGGACAAAAATTGGTTCTTTCAAGCCAAATGGAGAAACTGGCAGATAGAAGCAAGCTTCagatgaaaatgatgaaaattaaGCCATTCTCAGCTGGCTTTCcctttcaaaagtttttttcagGGAGCCCACTGGGTTAGCCAGAAGCCCTGTACCATACAGGCCTGAATACCAGCTCTGAGTTAAGTCGCATGTTGTGGTAAGAGTTCAACAAGACAGTTTCCATCCTGGGCCCTACCTGTAGATGAATAAGGTATTCAGGGATTCGCTGGACTATATGGAAGAACAGAATGTAGAGATCAGACTTGATTTCTTCTTCTACCTGAAATAGAGAAAGCGACTTCAGAGTCTCTCCCACCCATAAAACATGTCTGCTTCCAAATGATTCTGGGGCTTAATGAGTAGTTATGCTGTAAGTAGTTATAACAGTTCACAGGAGCACACCAGTCAAGTGGCAGTTGTGGGTGACAATACACTGGTCTTCATCTTGCTTCTGGAAGGGATATTTGCAACTCCTTCCACCAGCAATACTAGTCCTAAGGATGAAATTCCTTAGGTTGTGGATTATCTATGAGGGATACTCAGCTTAATTAAATAGGGGTGTATGTTTAAAATGCACTAGTTAAGCTTCATTGAAATCCCAAGTAGTCGCTGTTGTTCAGAATGAAGTTCTTAGTTTAGGCCCAAATGAATTGAACAAAATGAGATTGACTTCTAAATTAAGATGTCTTGGAAGCGAGCTGCTGTTGTTTAGTTATTGCAATTTAAAACTACCTTTATATTTAACTTTCCTAGGTTAAACCAAGAATCAAGGGTGTGAGACCAAATACCTGAAGCTGAACAGTAGAGACTGTTTTCTCTCTAAAGCACGTACAGCCTCACTTTTGATCTCCCTGTTTGGATGAGTCCTCCCTTTTCCATTTGCCTGGGACAGGTCTGGATAGCATGTGCATAGGCAAGCTTTCTGGGAGATTTGATCTGAGATATTATTTCATGTCACAGCAGAAATATAGCTTTGATTACACACAGTAATGAATATGTTAAAGCTGCCTTTTGTAGGTGCACGTTAGCCATGGCAACGTTTGGGAAACTGGCATTTGGTAACAGAACAAGTGGATTGGCAGAAGAGTCCTATCGTGGGCAGGCATAACAGGAAGAGATCCAGGCTTGCATGTTGCCATTACGTGTCTGTGAAGCAGGCAGGAAGTTTACCTCCTTCAGGATCACCACGTGGATGAGAGAGATGCATTCTGGCAGGTCCCTCAGGTAAGCAACATAGTAGTCCAGAAAATTAttcttacaaaaggaaaaaagaaaagaacaaagaaacttAAGAGAGATTTTTGGTCATAAAATCAGCCAGAATAAGAAATTGTTCATTCCCCGCCATCACTCCTGGGAGCTTATCAGTGCAGCAGAGCTGCTAACTGTGTGAAGCTTTCAGGGCTTGGGAATTCTCAAGAAAGGCTATTTAATAAAATGTGTTCAGCTGTTGAGCTCAGTGTATAAAGCTTTATAGCAGATGGGAGGGGTAGAGAGGCTGGGGAGGAAGAAGCTTTTCTTATTTAAGACTCTTAAAATTTATAAAGCATCAGATGAGTTTTTACACATCCTTGCAGGAGAGGTCCCACTGCTCACCAGGGGTCCTTCACCCTGAGAAGGAGGTGCTGTTTTATTTGGGGCTACAAACCGTATAGGACAAGGGGCCTGCCCACTCGCTTGTCATAACTCTGAGCACCGTGTATTGGGGAAGGGGAGCATAAGAAACACGCTCTTTTCACGCCCTCACTGTGAATAGACATCCAAGCCGTCAAGGCTTATGTGTGGCTCCTGCAACCAAATCTAGGTCTTGTGCATTTATTATAGGGCCATGCTATGTGGCTGCATGCTCCCAGGTGGGTCTGGCTTGTGGGCTCCCTGACCAACCAAGTACTACAACAAAGGAGTTACCATACACCAGGACTCTGTTCAAAGGAGGCTGGCTGAAAGGCCTTATCCTAGGCACAGCTTCACAGCACAGCCCCTCTGTTGCAAGGTATCTCAGCCGACCTGTGGGCCATCAGCACACCACCATGAATCATAGCAGAAGAGTCCAGGGAGGTCTGTAACATACCTCATCATTTGTTAACTTCAGGAAGATGTCTCCTAGGATCCCTTGTCGTGGCCAGCTCAGGACTCGCTCCTGTAGAGCGTGAAGTAAATCGACATGCTGCTGGACCAGGTACCGCAAAGAGTTGGGGAAGAAACTGAAGAGAGACGATATCAGACTGGTTACACAGAGCAGAAGCTCAGCCCTAAGCATGTGCTGCTGAAGTGTGCATTCATGGGTGGTCAGC
The genomic region above belongs to Calonectris borealis chromosome 3, bCalBor7.hap1.2, whole genome shotgun sequence and contains:
- the ARHGEF33 gene encoding rho guanine nucleotide exchange factor 33, with product MPQMKKPQPTVMENIQAVKPPDWEMESRKHERPENILASSQLTEQELKALTAPLQSIPEMEYEAPPADAVVNTERAIRTSVELLQDARNFAPSYEEFDYPGEVFTLPGPYEDDAFQNLALFENCSPASSESSLDICFLRPVNFTSEPERTDHALQPLPKSCTPVSSSTYKREMFHSKGKQLSRSLKELPRSAEGVSTRLYSTRSSSGSRLQQKQERNVQPHMISASSRSSQRSYFPPQRGAGEKQSFLEVRRLK